The following nucleotide sequence is from Pleurodeles waltl isolate 20211129_DDA chromosome 8, aPleWal1.hap1.20221129, whole genome shotgun sequence.
ATGGTTGATTTATTCATCTTTTTCACCACTTgtataatgctggttaccatgctttgtctcatttgcctaataatcacagcttatGTATGTAGAATACAACTgttgcaaaaaatgtttaaaacaacatttctgcatctttcttgtgtctcatcttgaGTACacaaagtgacaatgaaagggtagaTGCGTTTCTATAATTTTGTTGGCAATCTGAATAGTCATGTTCAAGGTGGCAgataccatctggtaccctggtatgTTAAGGAGTTCTGATCAGGCCCTGTAAGCTAGCTAGGAACCGtgccaacatttcctgatggtataggtGGACTGAGTCCCTATACATGGACGTGTATGATTCACTGGACCAGTATAACATCAGCTCAGCTCCTTGAACTTAATTTCTTTTGTTCCAGTCAATGTAACCAGGAGGTTACAGAGACTTTCAGGAGTATGAGCATCCTGCTTAAGGGTGGTTTTCCATGCAAAGGAGACATATGTTTCTGCACCAAACTAGCATCAGTTGCTGAACCACCAATCAAAGCCTACTTGAGTAGACACGTTTTTGATGTGCCCATGCTCAAACCCTGAAATGTCCTCAAGTTTCAGGTACAAGAGACTCGGCCAGGATTAAAACAGGGACTGTTGTGGATCCAATACACCATTCTGCATAAAGCTGTTTGAGTTGAAGGCAGTCTTCTCATTCTTAACTTCTTTAATTCCAGTAGTCAGGTCCAaggtggtgatggtgcacaccaaCAACAATAGGGCCCTTTTTAGTGTCTCAAAATAAGACAACAGTCCAGTCATTTGCCAGAAAGCTGCTGCCTGGCAGTGGCTGTTTGAGAGAGGGCCATTTCCTAGGGCGTGGTCATCCTGGTATAACTCATGCCAGATGTGCAGAATAAGAGAGCAAACAGCCTGAACAGAAGCCTCAGCTTGCTCCACAAGTCCTCATTAAAACCTCCAAGATCAGGTGACAGCCCAATATAGATGCCATTCCAAACCATCAGAACAAGAAATGCAACAGCTTTGTCTTCTGAGTAGGCAGGGTTGGTCTTGTGCTGGGATGGTTGTGAAGAGTACTGGATTGCATTCCCCGACTGCTCAATAAAGTGGTTTTAAAAGTACAGCcccaggtattcagtcatcttggtTATCCTACCAGGGCTTAGCACGTCTGGTTCTTGAGCTTCCTGCACTATTCTCAAACGTAGACCAGCCAACTTTCCCCAAGGACGGACCTTCTAACCACAGGAGGGAAGGATGATTGCCTTGATCCTCACGAGTGAACATTCACTCACCGGGTAAGTATGTTTGGTTTAGTATATACCTAGCCCAGACATAGCTGGGAAGCAGAGTATCCCTGTAATGAGTTTAGGGACTGACTCAGCATTGTatacattaaaaaatgaaatagtGATGACTGAGGGTGAAGGCATGAGGTTCCTCTGAGGTCGAGGCCACGGAGCCTGAGGGGCTAGGATCATACTTGATGTTGGATGAGCTGAGAGTTGTCATTGCTTTTGCAAGGTTTCCAATGGGCAGTCTCACCACATGAGGTGAGATAGTATTCATAACGCTGGAGAATTAACTTTAAAGGATTTGTGTCCTTGTTTTTAGGGTGAGCCTATTGTCAGCGCATGCTGTGTCTGCTGCAAGGAGTATGGTGACTTATGAGGTGCATAGAAGAGGTTGGAGGCCGCTCATTGCTTGTTATTGGTTGGCTTTCCTTATCACTCTCCTTTGCCTGCCCCAGCTTGTCCTTTTTTACATGCAAGAAGATAGTTTTAGGTCTTGGCAAAGGGTATCGCACCTCGCATCTGCCAACTCTTGAACTCTATAGACACCTTGTTGCCACTTTTCAGTAACCTGCCAGAATCAGGCCTGCAGATATACAATGGTAAACCCTACTATTCAGGCAATTGAAATTTTAGATATAGGTCCAAATGGTCTTTCTGGCCTCCAATAATCTTAACAAATGCCACCTGACTAGCTTGTGTAATCTGTTCTTTATTGTAAGAAGGCAACAGTGTGCACCCAGAATATCAACTCCATTCTATCGATGGGACGGGACtgaagacaaaatattgaaaaaaatattgacaggtaagccTAGATTTTCTatacataactccacatatatgtacctatgcgGTAAACATATCTTCAAGGTACTTAGATGGGGAACTAGGAATAGCATCTATAATTCCCTATATGGTCttgccttttgatattttgtccctcaatattctatCCTTGaaattcttgtaccacaatatttcGAGAAGCAATATTCAATAGTGTAATCAGGCCAATGATCAGAAGGGATCCCCCTGCCTGCACATTAGAGAGCCTCCTGACCTTGCAgagctctggcatggttgtttgaGAGTAGGATTGAACCTATGGGCTATAGGTATTTGCCTCATTTTAATTGTAACTACATCATACTAGCTGTTACGGCTCAGTAGATCTGCATCAGCTACAATGTACATTAACTGGATTGTGACTTGCATAGTTGGACCTGTGTAAggatcatttgttttgtttttacgtcTTTATACCAAAACAAGACATATAACAAGGGAATGAGGAGGAAAAGGAATACTTTGCTCACCAGTTGACCAAATGAATTATTACTGTTGGGTTGGTGTTGACCCATCTATGGTTTTGTCAGTTAACTTTGACTAACCCTACACAAAACTTTATTTCTTTTGTTCCAGTCAATTTACTTATGTAAATACCTTGATGCTAAAACGTCTGATGTGTGTGGGTAACTCAAACTATAATGGGACAATGGATGTAGAGCACACAACTGTACCAAACAAGGTTcgtgactgtttttcttttttgctttcaggCAAAGTCTTAGTGAACAGTGTTATGGGGATTAGCAGATCTGCGGTGATTGTTGCTGCGTACTTGATGATCTTCCATCATATGACTATTCTGGAGGCCCTTATGACTATCCGGAAGAAGCGCGCCATTTACCCAAATGATGGCTTCTTGAAACAACTTAGAGACCTAAATGACAACCTACTGGAAGAGCGGGAAGAGTTTGAACAGGAGAGTGGAGATGATGACACGGCAAGTCAAGGCTCGGTCCTCGAAGCaaaagcccattccataatggtacaGGAGGAAGACTCTGGGAGCGTTATGGGAGCAAAAGCACATTCCATCACAGTGCAAGAGGAGGAAACCAATAGCGTTATGGGAAGTGTTATGAGTTCAATTGCAAAATCTAGTGTAGTGTCTAAGCAACCTACTCTTATTGATGAAGATGAAGAGGAAAAACTGTATGAAGCCTGGAGAGTAAAACAAGGCCTGCCCCCACGAGAAGTACCCAAGAAAAATAATGAAGGTAAAGAAATGGAGCTTCCAGATCAGATCAGTGAGGATGATGATGATATAGGAAAAATGATTTTTGAGTGGCAGCGTCGAAATGAAAAATACCAATCAGCCGGGTCTGAAGATGAAGATGGGGACTCCCTCATGGGAGGAAGAAGGTATTCTCCAAGTGAACTTAGTGACATAGAGAGTGTTAGTAGTTTGGACATTCAGATGTTGAAACAGCAATTGGAAGCCAGTGGTATCAACAGAATGAGTAGGCGCCGCGCTGACTCTGAGACCACAGAGGACAGTACCTGGGACATCTGGAATAAAAGGATTCAGGAAATTGAAAAAGAAGCTATAAAGCAGTCTAACGCCAAAGACTCAAGCGAAGGAGGCCCTACCCGGATTGCAAGGAAGCCACAGGATATAGATGAGGAGAGCCTTTTTTCCGAGACCAGTTCTTTGTTCAacttctgcaagaagaacaaagaCAAGCTGACAGCACTGGAAAGGTGGAAGATAAAAAGGATACAGTATGGTCTACATAAGAAAGATTCACAGTCCACTGAAAACCCAAAAGGTGAAGAAAATGCCGACCAAGGTGAGGCAAAGGAAAAGAACTTGACAGACACCAATTTGACAGCCTACCAAGCTTGGAAGATGAAGCACCAAAAGAAAGTAGGCACAGAGAACAAGGATGAGATTGTAGAGCTTGCCAGGGGTGAGGATTCAGCCTCAGCTAAGAGGAATAAGAGACGGGAAGAGGTCCTTGAACGCTCCAAGAAGACTTTGGAGGAGAGCCAGTCCATATGTGGCTGGGAAACTGAAAGTGCAATGAGTGGAAGTATCCCACTCAGTGCATTTTTGCCATCAGTGCACTCAGGAATGTGTGCTGAGGATTCAGCGTCCGTCTTGAGCATGCAAAGTAACAGATCTCGATTATCGCAATCTATGGGGGCCCCTGGTATTCCTCAAGTCCCTATAACACCCCTACCAAATATTACACCTGCGTCTGGTGATGCAATTTCCATGGCCAGCATTCAGAACTGGATAGCCAATGTGGTCAATGAGACTATCGCTCAGAAGCAGAATGAGATTTTAATGATGTCCCGTGCCCCTTCTGTGATGAGTAACGGCATCAGATCAGGTGATCATGGACGAAACCCTGATGATGATAAGATGTCTCTTCTTAGCATGCAAAGCAGCTCATCTTTTGCTGGGTCCACGTCACGCCAACGAGACATCAGAAACACCGATACCCAGTCGATGATGTCTTGCGATAGTTCATTGAGTTCCAGCATTAGGGGAAAGATTACTCAGACTAGCAAGCCCCTCTACAGCCTGTTTGTTGATGACatagacctgaaggaactgaacaagAAAGAGAAAGAGCTAAGAACAGAGCTCAGTGGGAAAATGTCAgagtacaaaaaagagaaaattgcCACAGACAATAAACGTAGCacgttgtttaaaaagaaaaaagccaaagaAGATGACGATGAAAAGGAAGAAGTTGACTCATTCAATACCACAAGTGGAAATTACAGACCTCTTCACTACGAAGACACCAGCAGAGTTGAAGTAAGCTATCCTTCTGCAGGAGGCTTCTCAAAGGGTGTCCGAGAAGCCAACAGAGCTGAGACAAGCTACTCTTCTGCCGGAGGCTTCTCAAGGGATGTCCGGGACACAAGCAGATCTGAAACAAGCTTTTCTTCTGCAGGAGGCTTCACAAGGGATGTCCGAGACACATACCGAGCTGAAAAAACCtatgtttctgcaggaggattctCAAGGGATCTGCAGGCATCAATAGAGAGTAATGTTGAGAAGTGGCTTAGCGACCAGAAAGCTGAAAACAGGACAACACATCAAGAGTGGTCAGAGGGTGGTACCAACCAGTATGCAAGAAGGGCTGTTGCTAGAGATCCAGACTCCAATTCAATTAGTGATAGAATCTTCAGGTCTCAAACAGAACAGAGAAATGGGTCATTAACTTGTCAACAAAGTACCCGTGATAGCTATCAAGACTCAACTATATTCTCCTCAGCATCAAAAGATGAGGACAAAGACTTCAGCCGCTATGGACAATCAAAATTCAGCAAAGCCACAAGCCCAAAGAATGACAACCCAGAGCCCTTCTTCTTCAGGACGAGTCCAGAATCACACAGTCGACCCGATTCCCCAGAGTCAACATCAAGTTGCACTAGAGAACATCACTTTGAGGCATCAGAAGCTTTGCTCAATGGTGATGCATCAGAACATGAATCGAAGAGAAAATTCAACCACAGCTTTGAAAAGGATGCAGACAAAGCAAAAGAGGATAGcagcacagaagaagaaaggacGCCATTGGGTCGATGGTCACAGTACAGAAGAAAAAACAACGAGGAAGAAGATATGGATGACGATGACATTATTGCTGCTTGGAGGAATAAGCAAGAGGACACTAAGGCAAAGCTTCAGAGACGGCGAAAGAAGGACTAACGGCGGACAGcagcacagacactgggacaaatcaAGAAAGGAAAGCATGACTTCCTGATCTAAGTGACAATATTTGTTCCATACACTTGTCCTACTGCCTTCCTAGCAGCCTCAGACATCCAGTCTGTAGTGAACTTTGTCAAAACCAGCTTCCTCTTACCTATATCTCATATCATATCTCTGACTCACTCTTGTTTTAGCCAATTGCCAACCAACCACAAATCATTCATCAATTTGATTACCAATCTAATTCTACCCCCTTGCGTGAGATGCGCTGCTAATTTCAATGCTCAAATAAATACGGATCAACTCATTTGACAATGTGTAGAAAGAATGTGCGGGGCGTGGAATGTCTCACCAGGCTTTGCCCCTGCTGCAGGCATCTATCTGGCTCTGTCTGGCTAATCCGCCTTCTCTTGTCTGGCGTCATTGCACACCAAGTCCTGGCATCGAAGACATTTCTGGTGGTTGTGTAGAATACTTTCATGGGAAGAGATTGCACAAGCTGATCTGAAGACTTTTGGCACATGCAGAGACTGCCCCTTACTTATGAACATATTTGGTACCATACCCTGTATTCGTCGCACAGCGACTATCCTTTGTGCTGTAAAATCGAATTGCAATGTGCTGTATGCTGTCCAAATCATGAGCCCAAGGGCATTATGCATTGAGGTACTG
It contains:
- the STYXL2 gene encoding serine/threonine/tyrosine-interacting-like protein 2: MASGTDSDGEQVVPQEEDESDVRSVQARYLRSPSPSQYSLLSDTYTASIFMEPIHLSSSVAAKKIINEELKSKEVKPLSTNQDMLESAEQLMVEDLYNRIKEKIDDRSLFNTPCVLDLQRVLMQERLEAPMNAVDEVWPNVFIAEKSVAVNKGRLKRMGISHILNCGHGTGVFTSPEFYSGMEIHYLGIEVDDFPECDISKHLRKGAEFLDEALLTYRGKVLVNSVMGISRSAVIVAAYLMIFHHMTILEALMTIRKKRAIYPNDGFLKQLRDLNDNLLEEREEFEQESGDDDTASQGSVLEAKAHSIMVQEEDSGSVMGAKAHSITVQEEETNSVMGSVMSSIAKSSVVSKQPTLIDEDEEEKLYEAWRVKQGLPPREVPKKNNEGKEMELPDQISEDDDDIGKMIFEWQRRNEKYQSAGSEDEDGDSLMGGRRYSPSELSDIESVSSLDIQMLKQQLEASGINRMSRRRADSETTEDSTWDIWNKRIQEIEKEAIKQSNAKDSSEGGPTRIARKPQDIDEESLFSETSSLFNFCKKNKDKLTALERWKIKRIQYGLHKKDSQSTENPKGEENADQGEAKEKNLTDTNLTAYQAWKMKHQKKVGTENKDEIVELARGEDSASAKRNKRREEVLERSKKTLEESQSICGWETESAMSGSIPLSAFLPSVHSGMCAEDSASVLSMQSNRSRLSQSMGAPGIPQVPITPLPNITPASGDAISMASIQNWIANVVNETIAQKQNEILMMSRAPSVMSNGIRSGDHGRNPDDDKMSLLSMQSSSSFAGSTSRQRDIRNTDTQSMMSCDSSLSSSIRGKITQTSKPLYSLFVDDIDLKELNKKEKELRTELSGKMSEYKKEKIATDNKRSTLFKKKKAKEDDDEKEEVDSFNTTSGNYRPLHYEDTSRVEVSYPSAGGFSKGVREANRAETSYSSAGGFSRDVRDTSRSETSFSSAGGFTRDVRDTYRAEKTYVSAGGFSRDLQASIESNVEKWLSDQKAENRTTHQEWSEGGTNQYARRAVARDPDSNSISDRIFRSQTEQRNGSLTCQQSTRDSYQDSTIFSSASKDEDKDFSRYGQSKFSKATSPKNDNPEPFFFRTSPESHSRPDSPESTSSCTREHHFEASEALLNGDASEHESKRKFNHSFEKDADKAKEDSSTEEERTPLGRWSQYRRKNNEEEDMDDDDIIAAWRNKQEDTKAKLQRRRKKD